From Triticum urartu cultivar G1812 chromosome 2, Tu2.1, whole genome shotgun sequence, a single genomic window includes:
- the LOC125534693 gene encoding C-Jun-amino-terminal kinase-interacting protein 2-like, whose translation MPSYTEAPSESEEEEYVPDGEEEEGEEEEGEEEEAEEEGEEEGEEGGGDVDPELWGDLPPGAPQGWLRGNAGLPTPPSIEEHKWLIEPVGTENWILRGKGRKPNGLITVLLKEFWPGLFCPRPDRDPQLRVLATSWAHYEACSNAEYGTDR comes from the exons ATGCCCTCCTATACAGAGGCACCTTCTGAGTCTGAGGAGGAGGAGTATGTTCCTgatggcgaggaggaggagggtgaggaggaggagggcgaggaggaggaggccgaggaggagggtgaggaggagggcgaggagggtgGAGGGGATGTTGATCCCGAGTTGTGGGGTGACTTGCCACCGGGTGCTCCGCAGGGGTGGCTGCGTGGTAATGCCGGACTACCTACACCACCTTCTATCGAGGAGCACAAGTGGCTCATTGAACCTGTGGGGACAGA AAACTGGATCCTTCGCGGAAAGGGCCGTAAACCGAACGGCCTTATCACTGTCCTGTTGAAGGAGTTTTGGCCTGGCCTATTCTGCCCGCGGCCAGACAGGGACCCGCAGCTGcgggttttggccacgagctggGCCCACTACGAGGCTTGCAGCAACGCGGAGTACGGGACGGACCGCTAA